Proteins from one Mycobacterium sp. EPa45 genomic window:
- a CDS encoding enoyl-CoA hydratase — protein MILLSDDHGAVRVLTMNRPEVRNALSTELFEALYAALGAADADESVRAVVLTGTDPAFCAGVDLKQAQNLGMDYFGRFDEMNCMNAIVELSKPVVGAVNGATFTGGLEIALACDFLIASERAVFADTHARVGILPGGGMTARLPRLVGSAMARRLSMTGEVVDAQRAEKIGLVTEVVAHEQLLPRAFDLASQIAEVPAATMSGLKEIYRTGTAAVTGPALQAERSVSAVASVDTGQLAARQREVAERNKRQI, from the coding sequence ATGATCCTTCTCAGCGATGACCACGGCGCGGTCCGGGTCCTGACGATGAACCGCCCCGAGGTGCGCAATGCGTTGAGCACCGAGCTTTTCGAGGCGCTGTATGCCGCACTCGGTGCGGCTGACGCCGACGAGTCGGTTCGCGCCGTGGTGCTCACCGGTACCGATCCGGCGTTCTGCGCGGGTGTCGACCTCAAGCAGGCGCAGAACCTCGGCATGGACTACTTCGGCCGGTTCGACGAGATGAATTGCATGAACGCGATCGTCGAGTTGAGCAAGCCGGTCGTCGGAGCGGTCAACGGCGCGACGTTCACCGGCGGGCTGGAGATCGCGCTCGCGTGTGACTTCCTGATCGCCTCGGAGCGTGCCGTGTTCGCCGACACCCACGCCCGGGTCGGGATCCTGCCCGGCGGTGGGATGACGGCGCGACTCCCCCGGCTGGTGGGTTCGGCAATGGCGCGACGGCTGTCGATGACCGGTGAGGTAGTCGACGCCCAGCGCGCCGAGAAGATCGGGTTGGTCACCGAAGTGGTTGCCCATGAACAACTTCTGCCCCGGGCGTTCGACCTCGCGAGCCAGATCGCGGAAGTGCCTGCTGCGACCATGTCCGGCCTCAAGGAGATCTACCGCACCGGGACCGCGGCGGTCACCGGACCCGCGCTGCAGGCTGAACGTTCCGTTTCCGCTGTGGCCTCGGTGGACACCGGCCAGCTCGCCGCCCGCCAGCGTGAGGTCGCCGAGCGCAACAAGCGCCAGATCTAG
- the nuoN gene encoding NADH-quinone oxidoreductase subunit NuoN has translation MNAPSIEYGQVSPMLIVLGVAVAGVLVEAFLPRKSRYPTQVALSVAGLVAAFVAVLLLARDLHGGVGQSVVVGAVAVDAPALFLQGTILLIGVLGVLLIAERRTPAESENRATTLEAFTPDASAVPGSVAEKIATKAALVQTEVFPLTMFAVAGMMLFPAANDLLTMFVALEVFSLPLYLMCGLARRRRLLSQEAALKYFLLGAFSSAFFLYGIALLYGYSGTLSLPGIARAIDTGTDNSSLALIGGALVAVGVLFKVGAVPFHSWIPDVYQGAPTPITAFMAAATKVAAFGAMLRIFYVALPGLNHDWRPVLWAVAILTMVVGTVTAVTQTDVKRMLAYSAVAHAGFILTGVIAANQPGLSATLFYLFAYGFSTLGAFAVVSVVRDASGTEETDMSRWAGLGRRYPLVGVVFSLFLLAFAGIPLTSGFVSKFAVFKAAGQGGAIPLVVVGVIASAIAAYFYVRVIVLMFFTDPPDDAPQVVTPSALSVATITLTAAITFALGALPQPLLDLVDHAARFLN, from the coding sequence ATGAACGCGCCCAGCATCGAATACGGCCAGGTCTCACCGATGTTGATCGTGTTGGGCGTGGCCGTCGCCGGGGTCCTCGTCGAGGCATTCCTGCCCCGCAAGAGCCGCTACCCCACCCAGGTCGCGCTGAGCGTGGCCGGCCTGGTGGCCGCGTTCGTCGCCGTGCTGCTACTGGCCCGTGACCTGCACGGCGGCGTCGGCCAGTCCGTGGTGGTCGGTGCGGTGGCCGTCGACGCGCCGGCACTGTTCCTGCAGGGCACGATCCTGCTGATCGGGGTGCTCGGTGTGTTGCTGATCGCCGAACGCCGCACACCGGCCGAATCCGAGAACAGGGCAACGACTTTGGAGGCCTTCACCCCCGACGCATCGGCGGTGCCGGGCAGCGTCGCGGAAAAGATCGCCACCAAGGCCGCGCTGGTGCAGACCGAAGTGTTCCCGCTGACCATGTTCGCCGTCGCCGGGATGATGTTGTTTCCGGCCGCCAACGACCTGCTGACGATGTTCGTGGCGCTCGAGGTGTTCTCGCTGCCGCTGTACCTGATGTGCGGGCTGGCCCGCCGCCGCCGGCTGCTGTCCCAGGAAGCTGCGCTGAAATACTTTCTGCTGGGCGCGTTCTCGTCTGCCTTCTTCCTTTACGGAATCGCCCTGCTGTACGGCTACTCCGGCACGCTGAGCTTGCCCGGCATTGCCCGCGCCATCGATACCGGTACCGACAACTCCAGCCTGGCGCTCATCGGCGGTGCACTGGTGGCCGTCGGCGTGTTGTTCAAGGTCGGCGCGGTGCCCTTCCACTCCTGGATTCCGGACGTCTATCAGGGCGCCCCCACCCCGATCACCGCGTTCATGGCGGCCGCCACCAAAGTCGCCGCATTCGGTGCCATGCTGCGCATCTTCTACGTCGCGCTGCCGGGTCTGAACCACGACTGGCGCCCGGTCCTCTGGGCAGTCGCGATCCTCACCATGGTCGTCGGAACGGTCACCGCGGTCACCCAGACCGATGTCAAGCGGATGCTCGCGTATTCCGCTGTGGCACACGCAGGTTTCATCCTCACCGGGGTGATCGCGGCGAATCAGCCGGGGTTGTCGGCTACCCTGTTCTACCTGTTCGCCTACGGGTTCTCCACCCTCGGCGCGTTCGCGGTGGTGAGTGTGGTCCGCGACGCCAGTGGGACCGAGGAGACCGACATGTCCCGCTGGGCCGGGCTGGGCCGTCGCTATCCCCTTGTCGGAGTGGTGTTCTCGCTGTTCCTGCTCGCCTTCGCCGGCATCCCGCTCACCAGCGGATTCGTCAGCAAGTTCGCGGTGTTCAAGGCCGCCGGGCAGGGTGGCGCGATCCCGCTGGTGGTGGTCGGTGTGATCGCCTCGGCGATCGCCGCCTACTTCTACGTGCGGGTGATCGTGCTGATGTTCTTCACCGACCCGCCCGATGACGCCCCGCAGGTCGTCACGCCGAGCGCGCTGAGCGTTGCCACCATCACCTTGACCGCAGCGATCACCTTCGCACTGGGAGCGCTGCCTCAACCGCTTCTCGACCTCGTCGACCATGCGGCTAGATTCCTGAACTGA